A window from Solanum stenotomum isolate F172 chromosome 7, ASM1918654v1, whole genome shotgun sequence encodes these proteins:
- the LOC125870812 gene encoding transcription factor UNE12 — protein MANNPSEGPSDDFFDQILGFPAYNGAETNLAGNDAGAIPPAMMLQLNSGDGSGQFTGVGLGVGLGGGGFHGHGGGASFPLGLSLEQGKGGFLKMDDVSAPGRRFRDDVVDSRASSSVKPGFHGQPMPSMPHPPAIRPRVRARRGQATDPHSIAERLRRERIAERIRALQELVPSVNKTDRAVMLDEIVDYVKFLRLQVKVLSMSRLGGAGAVAPLVTDIPISSVEEESSEGGNNNQPAWEKWSSDGTERQVAKLMEENVGAAMQFLQSKALCIMPISLASAIYHSQPPDTSSLVKPETNPPS, from the exons ATGGCTAACAACCCTTCTGAGGGACCTTCTGATGATTTCTTTGACCAAATCTTGGGATTTCCTGCTTACAATGGAGCAGAAACTAATTTGGCGGGAAATGATGCCGGAGCTATACCGCCGGCGATGATGCTCCAGCTTAACTCCGGTGATGGGTCGGGTCAGTTTACTGGAGTGGGTCTTGGGGTTGGGTTAGGTGGTGGGGGGTTCCATGGTCATGGTGGGGGTGCTTCTTTTCCTTTAGGGTTGAGTTTAGAACAAGGGAAAGGTGGGTTCTTGAAGATGGATGATGTTTCAGCACCTGGAAGGAGGTTTAGAGATGATGTTGTTGATAGCAGAGCTTCTTCTTCTGTCAAACCT GGTTTTCATGGACAACCCATGCCTTCAATGCCGCATCCCCCTGCAATACGTCCAAGGGTGAGAGCTAGGCGAGGACAAGCTACTGATCCACACAGCATTGCGGAGAgg TTACGTAGAGAGAGGATAGCAGAAAGAATTAGAGCATTGCAAGAGTTGGTTCCCAGTGTCAATAAG ACTGATAGAGCTGTAATGCTTGATGAAATTGTAGATTATGTCAAATTCCTACGGCTGCAAGTGAAG GTGTTGAGCATGAGTAGGTTAGGAGGAGCTGGTGCAGTAGCACCACTTGTTACAGACATTCCAATATCATCAGTAGAg GAAGAGAGCAGTGAAGGTGGAAATAATAACCAACCAGCTTGGGAAAAGTGGTCAAGTGATGGCACAGAAAGGCAAGTGGCTAAACTTATGGAAGAAAATGTTGGTGCTGCAATGCAATTTCTTCAGTCTAAGGCACTATGTATAATGCCTATTTCTCTTGCATCAGCAATTTATCACTCTCAACCACCAGATACATCAAGTCTTGTTAAGCCAGAAACAAATCCTCCTTCATAG